A genomic stretch from Candidatus Nitrososphaera gargensis Ga9.2 includes:
- a CDS encoding helix-turn-helix domain-containing protein: MMRCHKFRLYPKEHQFKILNDTIETCRHLYNNSLGERSAGWGIGYWEQQNLLQESEITNITNRYTAKYCRMFYRD; this comes from the coding sequence ATGATGAGATGCCACAAGTTCAGACTATATCCAAAAGAGCATCAATTCAAAATCTTGAATGACACCATTGAAACATGCAGACATCTCTACAATAACTCGCTTGGAGAAAGGAGTGCAGGTTGGGGCATTGGATATTGGGAGCAGCAAAATCTACTTCAAGAAAGCGAGATAACAAATATTACAAACAGGTACACAGCCAAGTACTGCAGGATGTTCTACAGAGATTAG
- a CDS encoding ammonia monooxygenase family protein — MVWLRRTTHYLFIVVVAVNSTLLTINAGDYIFYTDWMWTSFVVFSISQSTMLVVGAIYYMLFTGVPGTATYYATIMTIYTWVAKGAWFALGYPYDFIVVPVWIPSAMLLDLTYWATRRNKHAAIIIGGTLVGLSFPLFNMVNLLLVRDPLEVAFKYPRPTLPAYMTPIEPQVGKFYNSPVALGSGAGAVLSVPIAALGAKLNTWTYRWMAAWSKWD, encoded by the coding sequence ACAACGCACTACTTGTTCATAGTAGTGGTTGCTGTCAACAGCACACTGCTAACCATCAACGCAGGTGACTACATCTTCTACACGGACTGGATGTGGACCTCCTTCGTAGTATTCTCGATCTCCCAGTCTACAATGCTCGTAGTGGGCGCGATATACTACATGCTCTTCACAGGAGTACCAGGAACGGCCACATACTATGCAACAATCATGACAATCTACACCTGGGTTGCAAAGGGCGCATGGTTCGCACTCGGCTACCCGTACGACTTCATCGTGGTGCCTGTGTGGATACCTTCAGCAATGCTGTTGGATCTCACATACTGGGCAACAAGAAGGAACAAGCACGCTGCAATCATTATCGGTGGAACACTGGTTGGCCTCTCGTTCCCGCTGTTCAACATGGTCAACCTGCTGCTCGTCAGAGACCCGCTCGAAGTGGCATTCAAGTATCCAAGGCCTACGCTGCCTGCATACATGACGCCAATCGAACCTCAGGTGGGCAAGTTCTACAACAGTCCTGTAGCCTTGGGTTCAGGAGCAGGAGCAGTGCTGTCAGTTCCCATTGCTGCATTGGGTGCGAAGCTTAACACGTGGACATACAGATGGATGGCCGCGTGGAGCAAGTGGGACTAA
- a CDS encoding nitroreductase family protein, translating into MKRNWLLDDIFDGIATKLDVRQFRPQDVLSEIKQSILEAARLMGSGINTQHWWFIVVECKDQLKKLAEDSTSRQWVAEANFAIIVLTNPKHKFHMIDAGRCCRTTQLAAWNRGVALGLFADIKEDKLRNDFGIPKELNIAVVIGFGLSCRQVDRQEKGSRAAWRAGPLWKIR; encoded by the coding sequence TTGAAGCGCAATTGGCTTTTAGATGATATTTTTGACGGCATAGCGACAAAGCTTGACGTGCGGCAGTTCCGCCCACAAGATGTTCTTTCTGAAATAAAACAGAGCATCCTTGAAGCTGCAAGGCTAATGGGCAGCGGCATTAACACCCAACACTGGTGGTTTATCGTAGTGGAGTGCAAGGATCAGCTCAAAAAGCTTGCCGAAGATAGCACAAGTAGACAGTGGGTTGCCGAGGCCAACTTTGCAATCATTGTCCTTACGAACCCAAAGCACAAATTCCATATGATTGACGCAGGGAGATGCTGCAGGACAACGCAGTTGGCCGCCTGGAATCGCGGAGTCGCTTTAGGATTGTTCGCGGACATAAAGGAGGACAAGCTTCGAAATGATTTTGGAATTCCAAAAGAGCTCAATATTGCAGTTGTAATAGGCTTTGGATTATCCTGCAGGCAAGTTGACAGGCAGGAGAAAGGATCGCGTGCTGCTTGGCGAGCTGGTCCACTATGGAAAATACGGTAA